A single genomic interval of Candidatus Zixiibacteriota bacterium harbors:
- a CDS encoding twin-arginine translocase TatA/TatE family subunit, with protein sequence MFGIGMPELLLILALALIVLGPKKLPELARALGKGLAEFRRAADDLKEEFRQMEQEIDSASPPPPPDDEVSIKSPGPAPSAESEPKAG encoded by the coding sequence ATGTTTGGCATCGGCATGCCCGAGCTTCTTCTGATTCTGGCGCTGGCGCTCATCGTGCTGGGGCCGAAGAAGCTGCCCGAGCTCGCCAGGGCGCTCGGCAAGGGGCTGGCCGAGTTCCGCCGCGCCGCCGACGACCTCAAGGAAGAGTTCCGCCAGATGGAGCAGGAGATCGATTCCGCCTCTCCTCCGCCCCCTCCCGACGACGAGGTTTCCATCAAGTCCCCCGGCCCGGCCCCCTCGGCGGAAAGTGAACCTAAAGCAGGATAA
- the tatC gene encoding twin-arginine translocase subunit TatC — MPFTAHLDELRTRLIRCVLAVAVAFVGCFAAAEQIFSLLAAPLRALQAPGMVLIGTAVAEAFLTKLKISLVAAVAVALPVLLWQAWQFVAPGLYAHEKAYARSFVAAGSLFFLAGATFCYAVVLRYGLGFLLHRYEAIRVRPMIHTADYLALVARLVLAFGIMFQLPVAAYFLARVGLIDHRFLTRYFGYGLIGIAALAAVLTPPDLISQVLLMVPLTVLYGVSIAVAYFAGRPRENEER, encoded by the coding sequence ATGCCGTTTACCGCGCATCTGGACGAGCTGAGGACCCGGCTCATCAGGTGCGTGCTGGCCGTTGCGGTGGCCTTCGTCGGGTGCTTCGCGGCCGCGGAGCAGATCTTTTCGCTTCTGGCGGCGCCGCTTCGGGCGCTGCAAGCCCCCGGGATGGTCCTGATCGGGACCGCGGTCGCCGAAGCGTTCCTCACGAAACTGAAGATCTCCCTGGTGGCGGCCGTGGCCGTCGCCCTCCCCGTGCTCCTCTGGCAGGCGTGGCAGTTCGTCGCCCCCGGCCTCTACGCGCACGAAAAGGCCTACGCCCGAAGCTTCGTGGCCGCCGGATCGTTGTTCTTTCTCGCCGGCGCGACCTTCTGCTACGCGGTCGTCCTGCGTTACGGGCTCGGTTTTCTGCTGCACCGCTACGAGGCCATTCGGGTGCGGCCGATGATCCACACCGCCGACTACCTCGCGCTGGTCGCACGCCTCGTGCTCGCCTTCGGGATCATGTTCCAGCTCCCGGTCGCAGCCTACTTCCTCGCGCGCGTCGGGCTGATCGACCACCGCTTCCTGACCCGCTACTTCGGTTACGGCCTGATCGGGATCGCCGCGCTCGCGGCCGTCCTCACGCCTCCCGACTTGATCTCGCAGGTGCTGCTGATGGTGCCGCTCACCGTCCTTTACGGCGTAAGCATCGCCGTCGCCTATTTCGCCGGTCGGCCGCGAGAAAACGAGGAGCGTTAA